A single Triticum dicoccoides isolate Atlit2015 ecotype Zavitan chromosome 2A, WEW_v2.0, whole genome shotgun sequence DNA region contains:
- the LOC119355961 gene encoding dol-P-Man:Man(7)GlcNAc(2)-PP-Dol alpha-1,6-mannosyltransferase-like translates to MAPPPPGPTPAARLLREYGWDLMLGSIAAFYAVMVPYTKVEESFNVQAMHDILYHNHHIDKYDHLEFPGVVPRTFIGALVIAILSLPAVLIMRVFQFPKIYSLLAVRLVLGCVNLTTLRLFRVEVKRKFGRHVEAFFVLLTAIQFHALFYSTRPLPNILALALVNLAYSFWFKGNYLRTLQALIIAAVVFRCDMILLLGTIGVALLLSRSFSLMEAVKCCISTALLCIGFTVLVDSIMWQRILWPEFEVFWFNSVLNRSSEWGTHSIHWYFTSALPRSMLVAYPLCLVGALLDRRIVPYVLPVTLFVVLYSKLPHKELRFIIAAVPMLNVSASLAASRLYNNRKKSGWNFLYVLMLGAFLVSLGYSAVSFMASYSNYPGGHALKTLHVADSSMKEKMVHIDVLTAMSGVSRFCENEYPWRYSKEEDISIEEYQNRNFTYLLNEHRYVSGYKCLFGVDGFSRARIQPRFPPLSLVKVPKVFAHGSLGDPDILSLDWPGCP, encoded by the exons ATGGCTCCACCGCCGCCCGGCCCTACGCCGGCGgcgaggctactgagggagtacg GGTGGGACCTGATGCTGGGATCGATCGCCGCGTTCTACGCCGTCATGGTGCCTTACACCAAGGTGGAGGAGAGCTTCAATGTGCAG GCCATGCATGATATTCTGTACCACAATCATCACATCGACAAG TATGACCATTTGGAGTTTCCTGGCGTTGTTCCTCGGACATTTATAG GAGCATTGGTAATAGCTATTCTCTCATTGCCTGCGGTTCTCATAATGCGTGTATTTCAATTTCCAAAGATTTATAGTCTTCTAGCAG TTCGATTAGTATTGGGCTGTGTCAACCTGACGACTTTGAGACTTTTCCGAGTTGAG GTCAAAAGAAAGTTTGGTCGCCATGTTGAAGCATTCTTTGTGTTACTAACTGCTATCCAGTTTCATGCTTTGTTCTACTCAACCCGACCTCTTCCAAATATCTTAGCATTAGCTTTAG TCAACTTGGCATACTCTTTCTGGTTCAAGGGAAATTACCTACGCACATTACAGGCACTG ATTATTGCAGCTGTTGTTTTTAGATGTGATATGATTCTACTTCTTGGTACGATAGGGGTTGCACTTTTGCTG AGCAGGTCTTTTTCTCTAATGGAAGCCGTAAAATGTTGCATAAGCACTGCTCTTTTATGCATTG GTTTCACGGTACTAGTTGACTCGATAATGTGGCAGAGAATCCTGTGGCCAGAATTTGAAGTTTTCTGGTTTAATTCAGTTCTGAACCGAAGTTCAGAATGGGGT ACACATTCGATCCATTGGTACTTCACCTCAGCACTTCCACGCTCCATGCTTGTAGCCTATCCTCTTTGCTTG GTTGGTGCTCTTCTTGATAGGAGGATAGTGCCATACGTTCTTCCAGTCACTTTATTTGTTGTACTCTATTCGAAACTTCCACATAAG GAGCTTCGTTTCATAATTGCTGCAGTTCCCATGCTTAATGTGTCTGCTTCTCTGGCCGCAAGCAGATT ATATAATAACAGAAAGAAAAGTGGTTGGAATTTCCTTTATGTTCTCATGCTTGGTGCCTTTCTTGTCAG CCTTGGATACTCTGCTGTGAGTTTCATGGCCTCCTACAGCAATTATCCTGGTGGGCATGCTCTAAAGACTCTACATGTAGCAG ATTCTTCTATGAAGGAAAAAATGGTCCACATTGATGTCTTAACCGCGATGAGTGGGGTTTCTCGTTTCTGCGAAAATGAATACCCTTGGAG ATACTCGAAGGAGGAGGACATTTCCATTGAAGAATATCAGAACAGAAATTTCACCTATCTACTGAA TGAGCACCGCTACGTTAGTGGCTACAAGTGCTTGTTTGGCGTGGACGGATTCTCCAGAGCCAGAATTCAACCCCGGTTCCCACCACTTTCCCTG GTGAAAGTGCCGAAAGTGTTCGCACATGGGAGCTTGGGGGATCCCGATATTCTGTCGCTAGATTGGCCCGGCTGCCCCTGA